Proteins from a single region of Magnetococcales bacterium:
- a CDS encoding sulfurtransferase TusA family protein has translation MVDARIDITGEQCPLTYVKVLLKLEEMAPGQTLQVRMRGNEPRQNLPATLREEGFQTTEPLPEGENDIFCMEVRKPGI, from the coding sequence ATGGTTGACGCCAGGATTGACATCACCGGGGAGCAGTGCCCTCTCACCTATGTCAAGGTGCTGCTGAAGCTGGAAGAGATGGCCCCGGGACAGACCTTGCAGGTCCGTATGCGTGGCAACGAGCCGCGCCAAAACCTTCCTGCCACTTTGCGCGAGGAAGGATTTCAGACGACCGAACCCCTGCCCGAGGGTGAGAACGACATTTTTTGCATGGAGGTCCGAAAACCCGGTATTTAG